Proteins encoded together in one Corynebacterium liangguodongii window:
- a CDS encoding transglycosylase domain-containing protein, translated as MARGARKSSRVRQWILAIVLFIALLAAIPAAWFVWQYTRAEIPQPGEIQTAQISNIYFSDGATELARTVPAEGNRVQIPLEDVPEGAQNAVIAAEDRDFWTNSGFSFTGFARAAIGQLTGNPSAGGGSTITQQYVKNALVGNEHSYERKAKELVYSIKMTNQWKKEDILSAYLNTVYFGRNAYGIEAASHAFFDKPASQLTVEEAGVLAASIQLPSQLDPWNNREGAEARWNYVMDGLVEMGEMAPQERAGLIYPETRDPATYSAYTEATGANGLIKNKVMEELQTIGITEDDVTNRGLQITTTIDPALQAEAEEVSRNRLASLQEDARAAVVSIEPGTGAVRAYYGGDDPSGWDYAGAGLQTGSTFKIFALAAALQQGIPLTATFDSSPVTLPGGITVTNWDGGGGGMLTMQDATRTSSNTAFMRIQDELDNTTQDTADMAHALGVARSIPGIPVTLRENGGQPYEGIVLGQYQSRVLDMATAVATLANRGSHHPTYFVERVVDARGEVLFQMDNTYAERAVSQQVADNVLQAMQTVVGYSNAYLAGGRPAAAKTGTAQLGDTGNNKDAWMVGATPQLSTAVWVGTADNTTAIFNEWGGNMYGSNTPARIWKDVMDFGHEGKEVEPFPEATPVYWGINPYGGGTSLGGSQYSGSYSGYSNGYGTGTGNGTGTGNGTGTGEGTGTQGANPQPAPAPGPAQAPAPAPAPAPAPAPPPVPDPVQDFLNGILG; from the coding sequence GTGGCGCGAGGCGCCCGGAAAAGCTCCCGCGTGCGGCAGTGGATCTTGGCCATCGTGTTGTTTATCGCCCTCCTTGCGGCGATCCCCGCGGCGTGGTTCGTCTGGCAGTACACGCGGGCGGAGATTCCGCAGCCGGGAGAGATCCAGACCGCGCAAATCTCCAACATCTACTTCTCCGACGGTGCCACCGAGCTGGCCCGCACGGTGCCCGCCGAGGGTAACCGCGTGCAAATCCCGCTCGAGGACGTGCCCGAGGGTGCCCAAAACGCCGTGATCGCCGCGGAGGACAGAGACTTCTGGACCAACTCCGGCTTCTCTTTCACTGGCTTCGCACGCGCCGCGATCGGCCAGCTCACCGGCAACCCATCGGCCGGCGGCGGCTCGACGATTACCCAGCAATACGTCAAGAACGCGTTGGTGGGCAACGAGCACTCCTACGAGCGCAAGGCCAAGGAGCTGGTCTATTCCATCAAGATGACCAATCAGTGGAAGAAGGAGGATATCCTCTCCGCCTACCTCAACACGGTCTACTTCGGGCGTAACGCCTACGGCATCGAGGCCGCCTCCCACGCCTTCTTCGACAAACCGGCCTCTCAGCTCACCGTGGAGGAGGCCGGCGTGCTTGCCGCTTCGATTCAGCTGCCAAGCCAGCTCGATCCGTGGAACAACCGGGAGGGCGCCGAAGCGCGCTGGAATTACGTCATGGACGGCCTCGTGGAGATGGGGGAGATGGCGCCGCAGGAGCGCGCCGGGCTGATCTACCCCGAGACCCGTGACCCCGCGACCTATTCGGCCTACACCGAGGCGACCGGCGCCAACGGCCTGATCAAAAACAAGGTCATGGAGGAGCTCCAGACCATCGGCATCACCGAAGATGACGTGACCAACCGCGGCCTGCAGATCACCACCACCATCGATCCCGCCCTCCAGGCGGAGGCGGAGGAGGTCTCGCGCAACCGGCTCGCCAGCCTGCAAGAGGACGCGCGCGCGGCCGTTGTTTCCATCGAGCCGGGCACGGGCGCGGTGCGCGCCTACTACGGCGGAGACGACCCGAGCGGCTGGGACTACGCCGGGGCGGGCCTGCAGACGGGCTCGACGTTTAAGATTTTCGCGCTCGCCGCTGCGCTCCAGCAGGGTATCCCGCTTACCGCGACGTTCGATTCCTCCCCGGTGACCCTGCCCGGCGGGATCACGGTGACGAACTGGGACGGTGGCGGCGGCGGAATGCTCACCATGCAGGACGCGACGCGCACCTCGTCCAACACAGCCTTCATGCGCATCCAGGACGAGCTGGACAACACCACCCAGGACACCGCCGACATGGCGCACGCGCTGGGCGTCGCCCGGTCCATCCCGGGCATCCCGGTGACCCTGCGCGAAAACGGCGGGCAGCCCTACGAGGGCATCGTCTTGGGCCAATACCAATCCCGCGTGCTCGACATGGCCACCGCTGTGGCGACGCTGGCCAACCGGGGCTCGCACCACCCCACCTACTTCGTCGAGCGGGTCGTAGATGCGCGCGGCGAGGTGCTCTTCCAAATGGACAACACCTATGCCGAGCGCGCCGTCTCCCAGCAGGTCGCGGATAACGTCTTGCAGGCCATGCAGACGGTCGTGGGCTATTCGAACGCTTACCTCGCCGGGGGCCGGCCCGCCGCAGCCAAGACCGGCACCGCCCAGCTGGGCGATACCGGCAACAACAAGGACGCGTGGATGGTCGGGGCAACCCCGCAGCTCTCGACCGCCGTATGGGTAGGCACCGCTGACAACACGACGGCGATCTTCAACGAGTGGGGCGGGAATATGTACGGCTCCAACACCCCGGCGCGGATTTGGAAGGACGTGATGGACTTCGGCCACGAGGGCAAGGAGGTCGAGCCCTTCCCCGAAGCGACGCCGGTCTACTGGGGCATTAACCCCTATGGTGGGGGAACCAGCCTGGGCGGCTCCCAGTACTCCGGCAGCTACTCCGGTTACTCGAACGGCTACGGCACGGGCACTGGGAACGGCACCGGCACCGGGAACGGCACCGGCACCGGGGAGGGCACCGGCACGCAGGGCGCAAACCCGCAGCCCGCCCCCGCGCCTGGCCCCGCTCAGGCTCCCGCCCCCGCGCCGGCGCCCGCTCCGGCTCCGGCCCCGCCGCCGGTTCCGGATCCGGTGCAGGACTTCCTCAACGGCATCCTCGGGTAG
- a CDS encoding DUF5318 family protein has translation MFDYSHEISHEWQRRTTLKRFRAGLVRREAICDADFLLCAAARYHGTDAARPCPVCEETMRNVLWIYGEDLGRRSGTARSEAEIDDIVHEVGPVSVHTVEVCLNCRWNYLLKEVTAAPVV, from the coding sequence GTGTTCGACTACAGCCACGAGATATCCCACGAGTGGCAGCGCCGCACCACCCTGAAGCGATTCCGCGCCGGCCTCGTGCGCCGCGAGGCCATCTGCGACGCGGACTTCCTCCTGTGCGCCGCGGCGCGCTACCACGGCACGGACGCGGCGCGCCCGTGCCCCGTGTGCGAAGAAACCATGCGCAATGTCTTGTGGATCTACGGCGAAGACCTCGGCCGGAGGTCGGGGACGGCGCGCAGCGAGGCCGAGATCGACGATATCGTCCACGAGGTCGGCCCGGTGAGCGTCCACACGGTGGAGGTGTGCCTGAATTGCCGGTGGAACTACCTCCTCAAGGAAGTCACAGCAGCACCAGTAGTGTGA
- a CDS encoding MarR family winged helix-turn-helix transcriptional regulator, whose amino-acid sequence MDHNEPTDPAAPPAPDPYAIAQRIRPAATSLYVMYFRTAHQSDLTGPQLSIMTRLKHDGPCRINRLAEAEGVRMPTASNTVNQLEKRGLVTRVRDDADRRGVSVQLTTQGEAELLRVGEERTKYLAEMLGTLPEEELRRFDEAADIINTLADHYVNDRNSDSAH is encoded by the coding sequence ATGGACCATAACGAGCCCACTGATCCCGCCGCGCCACCCGCCCCCGACCCTTACGCTATCGCGCAGCGCATTCGTCCGGCCGCGACGAGCCTGTACGTAATGTACTTCCGCACGGCGCACCAATCCGATCTCACCGGCCCGCAGCTCTCCATCATGACCCGCCTGAAACACGACGGGCCGTGCCGCATCAACCGCCTCGCCGAGGCCGAGGGGGTGCGCATGCCCACCGCCTCGAACACCGTCAACCAGCTGGAGAAGCGCGGGCTTGTCACCCGCGTGCGCGACGACGCCGACCGGCGCGGGGTGAGCGTGCAGCTCACCACGCAGGGCGAGGCCGAGCTGCTGCGCGTGGGCGAGGAGCGCACGAAGTACCTCGCCGAGATGCTCGGCACGCTGCCGGAGGAAGAGCTGCGCCGCTTCGACGAGGCGGCCGACATCATCAACACGTTGGCCGACCACTACGTCAACGACCGGAATTCGGATTCCGCTCACTAA
- a CDS encoding universal stress protein, with product MSLSHYSPDLAWAVDGDSPLRAIAIWKEHSDAACEVAGWLGKSLPVTVQAVAAAPSAWKSAASGGGKKAKKLRREAEALIAQAEDSLQGYLPGAQVAGTGARIVASLSGAHSLVEAVDDFDAGMIFVDHEAYKSKGMLIDATARPLVIAPRGPKLSKKGVTRVTYVFLDRDGFAHATGLAEAGRLAARIGVPLRLLAVLPECLTGSDFDANINNPKDTAAWFEEALGQLDLARDLVFEASAGTAEDLDVELDVASGRGWKHAVNSVKWKKGDLACLAFRPKNQLKRVFSGPLTSEFLRYCPAPTLIVPLPTA from the coding sequence ATGTCACTTTCGCACTACTCTCCGGACTTGGCGTGGGCTGTCGACGGCGACAGCCCACTGAGGGCCATCGCCATCTGGAAAGAGCACAGCGACGCCGCCTGTGAGGTCGCCGGGTGGCTGGGGAAATCCCTCCCCGTCACCGTCCAGGCGGTCGCGGCCGCCCCGTCGGCGTGGAAATCCGCCGCCTCGGGCGGGGGCAAAAAGGCGAAGAAGCTCCGGCGGGAAGCGGAGGCGCTTATCGCACAGGCCGAGGACTCACTGCAGGGATATCTCCCCGGTGCCCAGGTGGCGGGCACCGGGGCGCGCATTGTGGCGTCGTTAAGCGGCGCCCACTCGCTCGTTGAGGCCGTCGACGATTTCGACGCGGGCATGATCTTCGTCGACCACGAGGCCTATAAATCCAAGGGCATGCTTATCGACGCCACGGCGCGGCCCCTTGTGATCGCCCCGCGCGGCCCCAAGCTCTCCAAGAAGGGCGTCACCCGCGTGACCTATGTCTTCTTAGACCGCGACGGCTTCGCGCACGCCACCGGGCTCGCCGAGGCCGGGCGCCTCGCGGCCAGGATCGGGGTGCCGCTGCGTCTGCTGGCCGTGCTGCCGGAGTGCCTGACGGGGTCGGACTTCGACGCCAACATCAACAACCCGAAGGACACCGCCGCATGGTTCGAAGAAGCCCTCGGCCAGCTTGACCTCGCGCGTGACCTCGTGTTCGAGGCTTCGGCCGGGACCGCCGAGGACCTCGACGTCGAGCTCGATGTCGCCTCGGGCCGCGGTTGGAAGCACGCCGTGAACTCCGTGAAGTGGAAAAAGGGCGATCTCGCATGCCTCGCGTTTCGTCCGAAAAACCAACTCAAGCGCGTCTTTAGCGGCCCCCTTACCTCTGAGTTCCTCCGCTACTGCCCCGCGCCGACGCTGATCGTGCCGCTGCCGACGGCCTAG